Within Sorghum bicolor cultivar BTx623 chromosome 2, Sorghum_bicolor_NCBIv3, whole genome shotgun sequence, the genomic segment TCGTGTACATGCACCATCGTAGGTGAGCTTGGTTGCCAGCCACATACGTAGGTATATATATGCATCGAAaaacatatatacacacacagggAAATTGCATTGCATTTTCATTCAGACCTCGCTCACGGCGGTCTTCTCCGCGATATCATTTGGATTGACGAAGTCGGTGATCCCCATCTTCTTGCCTGCACAGGTGCATGCGAAACAAACAACCACTCGATCAGTGACAGTAGTATATATGACCTGCCACTCACTACAAGTACTTTTACAATTTTACCAGCTGAAGAAAAGCAATTGGCATACCGATCTCGAACTTGTCAGGATTCACGTCTACCCCGATGATCCTCTTAGCTCCTCGCATCTTGGCCCCTTGCGCTACCTACACAGTTCATTGGTTCAGGCATCGTCCGGTCGCTATCCAGTTCATATATTGGATGATCCATCCCAGTCAACGGACGGATCATCACGCAACATCAGATTATGAGATATACAAAATGAACACGTGTGGTGTGTGTCGTCGTTCCAAAACTTGTAGACAACGACAATTCGATGTTTGTGTGTGTTAATTATAATTTCCGTTGGTGTTGGTCTTGGCGTATCGCACGGAGAGCGACACAACAGCTATTCAGCTAACGGAGCACATCAACAAAACATCAGTTGgggctgtcgtcgtcgtcgttaccGCTAACCCAACAGCTCCTAGTCCAAAGACGGCTACGGTGGAGCCGGGCTCCACCGCCGCAACCTTCCAAGTCGCACCAACTCCTGCACATGCATATGGATGCAGATGCAGCACGGCATCGTCAGCCGGGTGATGACGCGAACAGACAACGATCGACCCACGAAATCCGGCAATGTGTGTACGTGCGCGCGCGTACCGGTGGTGACGCCGCAGCTGAGCAGGCACGCCTTCTCCGGCGGCAGCGCGGGGGCGGGGCCGACGACGTCGAGCTTGACGAGGTGCGCGACGTCCACCACCGTGTACTCGGCGAAGCTGGAGACGCACAGGAAGCTGTGGACGGGCTCGCCAGTGGCGGCGAGCGAGAAGCGCGTGGTGCCGTCCCGCGGCATGACGCCGGGGCGGTACGGCAGCGCGGAGCAGATGTTGCTGCGGGCGGAGACGCAGTCGGCGCACTCCCCGCACTGCGGCAGGAACACCGGCACCACCGCGTCGCCCACGCCCACTTCGTGCACATGGTCCCCCACGCTCTCCACCACACTAGTGCACATGAGTTGTTCAGTTGACCATCGTTGCGTGCGCCTTGGAAGCAGGGAGCATATATAATGATGTCTATCTCATCCACGCTAACTTATCTTATCCTAACCCACTCTTTATCTTACCTcctaataaaatataaaatgaggTTTGACCTACGTGAACATTTTGATAACCAATTTATTTTATACTCTCTTAGTCTCCGAATAAGTCAATTTCTGACTAACTTTTTAGAAAAAAGTAGAACATGTATATGATATAAACTGAacctattataaaaatatatttgatGGTATATAGTATATATGTAATGATACTAGTTTGACGTTATAAATCTTTACAGATTTTGCTAGAaattggtcaaagttttaaaaactTAGCTTAAACAACTTTAGAAATCTATTTATTCAGAGATAGAGAGGATGTTGactattcttttcttctttgTACTTGCGATCAAGCGATGTTGGCTATTGGAGTACATATAAAGCATGCGTTCATGTATGTGTCACTATGATTTCAATATCCTGGAAGCACTTTTTCTTTTACCCGATTGCTTCATGGCCCAGGATGGATGGAAACATGGCCGGAAAATCctgaaaaaagaataaaaattgtatatatatttaCGGAAATACgtgaatttatagaaaataaataATTCGGTGCTGAAAACGTCTCTTTGATGAAAAAGAGAGAAgccaaaaaaaaactatttaGAAGTTTTTCAAACATCTTAGATGATGCATATTCATAGTATATCCAAATTATATGTTTTTGTTTTTCACATCGCACGCCGAATATTTTCTGGCACACTCAGCACGCAACTCACGTCGTTTCGCAATAAGATAAACAAAAGTTGATGCTTTGGAAGGGTCAGTGGCTAAATCTGATGCTTGGAGCAGATTCATTGGAGCTATATATACAAAAAGGTTTAAATGCAACTAGTAGACCTGTTCTTTTGACTTTATTAGCCGAATCTAACATTCATTCAATAGTATTTTTATACAAGAAACCAGTCAACATTATTTTCTATCATAGCTTATCAGCTAAACAAACAATATTGGTTTTAGTAGAGAACTGACAAACCACATCTCTACCTTTTCTCTGTATCTCTGTCTctataacttttttttttaattgtaACTGTTTTAGCTTTTTGGCTTTTAATAAATTTCCTGTAGGGTGCAAACCACCCtaatttcataaaaaaaaattatatctcTACTTAGGTTACGAGCGAAAAGCTAAAAACACCCGTTGACCATAGCTCTCTTAGTCTGAAGTCTTTAGTCACCAAATTACCCTAGATTCACTTCTCACAACTCTTCTCTCCTATCAGAATCATTCTATATCGAAGAAAATCGAAAATTAAAACTCaaaaaatcatgagatgaaacTCTACCAAAACACTTAACCGATTTGATCCGTACCTTCATGCGCCAGAAGGTGATGTCCGTGTGGCAGAGCGAGGTGCAGATGATCCTGACGCGGACCTCGTgcgcccgcggcggcgccacctccacctcctccatctCCAGCGGCTGCCCCGCCGCCTTGCTCACCGCCGCTGCGCGATCGACGACGAGACGATCACAAGGCCGCCCGCTTGGCGCTTGCAGACACTCAGACACTCATGGAAAGGCATGTGTGTAGAGTCAGTGTAGACGTACCTTTGCACCGGATCGGCTTGCCCGCGTTGTCCGGCTGCATCTCGTCGCCGGTAGCACACGCAGGTCGTCGGAGCGATCTCGTCCGATCCGCTCAATGGAGACGAGGCATAAAACAAAGTCTAGTAGCAGTGTACTAGCAGGCTCTGGTGTGTGCCTCGTGTAGTCGTgtcgaatatataatatggagcTCAGGTCAGGCATTTGGCCATGTGCCACCAGCGACCTTTCATTATCAAACAGATCGTATCAAGGTTGTTTGTTTCCACACGGCTAAGTTCTACGTGACATCGAATGATTGAACACCGTAAgctctttttaagattttccgtcacatcaaatcttacattATATAcataaattattaaatatagatagaaaattaattatctaatttgtctataatttgtgagacgaacttTTTGAatatagttagttcatgattaaacaataattgacaaatacaaatgaaagtgttatagtACCCGAAATCTTTTCacctagaactaaacaagacctaattagGAGCACTGATATAGACTAATtataaaattaattacatagattcagactaatttacgagacaaaaaagcctagttagtttataatttaaTAATATATTGTTACAATAAATATTTActaataataaattaattagacttaatataTTCGTCTCGCTAATTAGTCTGATCATGTatgattagtttataattaatttatatttagtcTTTCTAATTAGTATCCGATGTGATATATACTAAACTTTAGCTTCGGGAGCCAAAAAGTAATAAAATATAGCAGGCTCAACTGCTAGCTAGGCATGCCACATAAGTTGCAGTGCCCCCACCTAAGAAGGCGGCTAAAGCCCACTTTACATAACGTTGAATGAACCACACACTTGCTAATTAACTCTCTTATATTTTTATTCTGGCTTTGCATAAAAGAATTGATTTGGAGTTAATCGTCTTTTAGGTCCAGGCTTTTAATTAGCTGGCTCAACTTTCCTCCAACTTCGAGTATGGTACTAAACTTCGTTGCTACGATAGCCTAAAACTTTCGTCCTTGCTTCGCTCAAAAGTTAACAGTCTCTTGGCTTttaaggtcttatttagttctaATTTTTCGCAATATAaaaactatagcactttcgtttatatttaacaaatattatttaattatagactaagtagatttaaaaaattcgtctcataaattaaatgtaaactgtgcaattagttattatttttatatatatttaatactctatacatgcaccgcaagattcgatatgatgagaaatctaaaagtttttgtaaattctttttggaactaaacaagacctaaagttGGCTCGTTTTTTCTCCAACTTTCTGTATAGTACTAAACTTCGTCGCTACAGGAACCCAATTTAAGTCTTCGCTAGTATGGTACTAAACTTCTATCTAGTAGGACAAATGTTGACTCTTTTGGCCTTAGGTCTTGCTTAGTTTCACCTAAaatcctaaaattttttaagattcctcatcacatcgaatcttatggagcattaaatatagataaaaaaaataactaattgtataatttatctgtaatttgcaagataaatctttcgatcctagttagtccatggttggacaataattataagaatatttttacaatggtTGGAGAGGCGATGAGAAGCAATTGGTGTGTCTATGACCGGTGGACCCAGAGCATGAAAAG encodes:
- the LOC110432921 gene encoding alcohol dehydrogenase-like 2, with the protein product MQPDNAGKPIRCKAAVSKAAGQPLEMEEVEVAPPRAHEVRVRIICTSLCHTDITFWRMKDFPAMFPSILGHEAIGVVESVGDHVHEVGVGDAVVPVFLPQCGECADCVSARSNICSALPYRPGVMPRDGTTRFSLAATGEPVHSFLCVSSFAEYTVVDVAHLVKLDVVGPAPALPPEKACLLSCGVTTGVGATWKVAAVEPGSTVAVFGLGAVGLAVAQGAKMRGAKRIIGVDVNPDKFEIGKKMGITDFVNPNDIAEKTAVSEVIKEMTGGEGADYCFECIGSVSVMAEAFKSSRTGWGKTVVLGVDGSLAPISVPSFDIMRGRSVTGSLFGGIKPKDDIPVLAHKYLDKELELDDFITHQMGFQEINRAFDLLTQGKCIRCIIWMDDDYGAKENDGA